Proteins encoded in a region of the Vitis riparia cultivar Riparia Gloire de Montpellier isolate 1030 chromosome 7, EGFV_Vit.rip_1.0, whole genome shotgun sequence genome:
- the LOC117917418 gene encoding NDR1/HIN1-like protein 6, which translates to MAPTLDDPTPPLHPSPGFRSDTNTLPLPNDEAHRLPPPYNASASETPHQPSNKRGFINRPRVIVTLLILFSLVLIVATSLGVIYLLLSPKYPKLAISNVFVTHPLAKHPRIFISLKAKNPNNRVGVGYEKGGRAALSFKKKSVATGPFPTFAQGDKSSSAVQMVLRASNKTMPHEIRNSILNTTSKLPLSLGLTMNVPVRMKIWTTKIWIEELVFDCKFRVNTLANSSRILYQRCPIKVAPK; encoded by the coding sequence ATGGCACCTACTCTCGATGACCCTACTCCCCCTCTCCACCCATCACCAGGCTTCCGCTCCGACACCAACACCCTCCCCCTCCCAAACGATGAAGCCCACCGTCTGCCTCCTCCCTATAACGCTTCCGCTTCTGAAACTCCCCACCAGCCCTCCAACAAGAGAGGGTTCATTAATCGTCCCCGTGTTATTGTCACCCTACTCATTCTTTTTTCACTCGTCCTTATAGTCGCCACATCCCTTGGAGTCATCTACCTCCTTCTCAGCCCCAAATATCCTAAACTCGCAATCTCCAATGTCTTCGTCACACACCCACTAGCCAAACATCCCCGGATTTTTATCTCCTTGAAAGCCAAGAATCCCAACAACAGAGTGGGTGTTGGTTATGAGAAGGGCGGAAGAGCCGCCCTCTCTTTCAAGAAAAAAAGCGTTGCTACTGGGCCGTTTCCAACATTCGCCCAAGGAGACAAGAGTTCAAGTGCGGTGCAAATGGTCCTCAGAGCCTCAAACAAGACGATGCCTCATGAAATCCGAAACAGCATCCTAAACACCACGTCCAAGCTGCCTCTATCTTTAGGCCTCACAATGAATGTTCCGGTGAGGATGAAGATCTGGACGACGAAGATATGGATTGAGGAGCTGGTGTTCGATTGTAAGTTTAGGGTGAACACATTGGCCAACAGCTCTCGCATACTATATCAAAGATGCCCTATCAAGGTGGCGCCCAAATGA
- the LOC117917425 gene encoding probable trehalose-phosphate phosphatase J — MTRQNVVVADTKSGINVAITMTVSNSSLFTKAVQKTRETQGGCINIPPKKVGGGARINAWVDSMRASSPTRVKSTASLSDQNSWMLRHPSALNMFEQIIEASKGKQIVMFLDYDGTLSPIVDDPDRAFMSDAMRAAVRQLARYFPTAIVSGRCRDKVYNFVRLAELYYAGSHGMDIKGPAKGSKYKKETKAVLFQPASEFLPMIDEVYKALLEKTKSIPGASVEHNKFCLSVHYRCVDEKKWSILAQQVRSVLQQYPKLRLTQGRKVLEIRPTIKWDKGKALEFLLESLGFGNCTDVFPVYIGDDRTDEDAFKILRDRGQGFGILVSKIPKDTSASYSLQEPLEVMYFLQRLVEWKRLSMRQYRV; from the exons ATGACGAGGCAGAATGTAGTTGTAGCCGATACCAAATCCGGTATCAACGTGGCGATAACGATGACGGTATCGAACTCATCCCTGTTCACGAAGGCGGTACAGAAGACTCGGGAGACACAGGGGGGATGCATAAACATTCCACCGAAGAAAGTCGGAGGTGGAGCGAGAATCAACGCGTGGGTTGATTCAATGAGAGCTTCCTCCCCCACCCGTGTCAAATCCACAGCTTCTCTATCCGACCAGAACTCTTGGATG CTTCGCCACCCATCAGCTTTGAACATGTTCGAGCAAATAATAGAAGCTTCAAAGGGCAAGCAAATAGTGATGTTTTTGGACTACGACGGCACGCTTTCGCCCATAGTTGATGACCCGGATCGCGCTTTCATGTCCGACGCG ATGAGAGCAGCAGTGAGACAGCTTGCTAGATATTTCCCCACTGCTATAGTGAGTGGAAGATGCAGGGACAAG GTGTACAACTTTGTACGATTAGCAGAGCTTTACTATGCAGGCAGTCACGGCATGGACATTAAAGGACCAGCAAAAGGTTCCAAATACAAAAAG GAGACAAAGGCTGTCCTCTTCCAACCAGCCAGTGAATTCCTTCCCATGATCGACGAG GTTTACAAAGCATTGTTGGAGAAAACCAAGTCCATCCCAGGAGCAAGTGTGGAGCACAACAAGTTCTGTCTCTCTGTGCATTACCGCTGTGTTGATGAGAAG AAGTGGAGTATTCTGGCACAGCAGGTTAGATCAGTGTTACAGCAGTACCCTAAGCTTCGACTGACTCAAGGAAGGAAG GTGTTGGAGATCCGTCCTACCATTAAATGGGACAAAGGGAAGGCTCTTGAATTTTTGTTAGAGTCGCTCG gATTTGGCAACTGTACCGATGTTTTTCCTGTTTACATTGGAGATGATCGAACTGATGAAGATGCATTCAAG ATCTTAAGAGATAGGGGACAAGGTTTTGGCATTCTAGTCTCTAAAATTCCCAAGGATACCTCTGCATCTTATTCCCTACAGGAACCCCTTGAG GTTATGTACTTTTTACAACGCTTGGTAGAGTGGAAGCGACTGTCAATGAGGCAATACAGGGTGTAA